A single Roseinatronobacter monicus DNA region contains:
- a CDS encoding NYN domain-containing protein — MDLVHAKGAMRFIIASSDGDFTHLAVWLRELGAKVIGVASVAQLALRQNHHLRKCIRAHAALNRPAGPRSSSVC, encoded by the coding sequence ATGGACCTTGTGCATGCGAAAGGGGCAATGCGCTTCATCATCGCGTCTTCCGACGGTGATTTCACTCATCTTGCAGTGTGGTTGCGTGAACTCGGTGCAAAGGTGATCGGGGTTGCATCGGTGGCACAACTCGCGCTGCGCCAGAATCACCATCTCCGAAAATGCATCCGCGCTCATGCCGCCCTCAATCGGCCAGCAGGGCCGCGCTCCAGTTCTGTTTGTTGA
- a CDS encoding WYL domain-containing protein: MAGKKAKQLNWSAEQRNAFIEFRVFWHGRINRADLMDTFGISLQQASLDLTRYSERWKRNLAYDKRQRAYVRGKAFKPRFMTPSAEEYFAQLRAVDQGLVSRDQSWISVFPTFAATPIPARGVAAETLRDVLAAIHAPAALEITYQSMSRPEPSLRRIEPHALAFDGFRWHARAFCQNDHVFKDFLLSRIVEIGAHGPATADLRADTDWHNEADLEIGPHPDLSPTQRRAIEMDYGMEEGRAQIRVRQALLFYALKRLGLDTDPAARRPQDQQIVLLAQSEVPSMRPPD; the protein is encoded by the coding sequence GTGGCAGGCAAGAAGGCGAAGCAGTTGAACTGGAGCGCTGAGCAGCGCAACGCATTCATCGAGTTCCGGGTGTTCTGGCATGGTCGGATAAACCGCGCTGATCTGATGGACACTTTCGGCATTTCGCTGCAGCAGGCATCGCTGGACCTGACGCGCTACTCCGAGCGTTGGAAACGCAACCTCGCTTACGACAAGCGCCAGCGCGCTTATGTGCGCGGCAAGGCGTTCAAGCCGCGCTTCATGACCCCCAGCGCTGAGGAATATTTCGCGCAATTGCGCGCGGTTGATCAGGGCCTTGTCTCGCGTGATCAGAGCTGGATCAGCGTGTTTCCCACCTTCGCGGCGACGCCGATACCTGCGCGCGGTGTCGCAGCTGAGACCCTTCGCGATGTTCTGGCCGCGATCCATGCGCCAGCAGCGCTTGAAATCACCTACCAGTCCATGTCGCGCCCCGAACCCAGCCTGCGCCGGATCGAGCCGCATGCGTTGGCTTTCGACGGGTTTCGCTGGCACGCCCGGGCGTTCTGCCAGAATGACCACGTATTCAAGGATTTCCTGCTGTCGCGCATCGTCGAGATTGGTGCTCATGGTCCAGCCACTGCTGATTTGCGCGCGGACACAGACTGGCACAATGAAGCGGACCTCGAGATCGGCCCACATCCTGATCTCTCGCCAACCCAGCGCCGCGCGATCGAGATGGATTATGGGATGGAAGAGGGCAGGGCGCAGATCCGGGTGCGACAGGCGCTTTTGTTTTATGCGCTCAAGCGCCTGGGGCTTGATACGGATCCGGCTGCAAGGCGGCCGCAGGATCAGCAGATTGTGTTATTGGCGCAGTCAGAGGTGCCATCAATGCGACCACCAGATTAA
- a CDS encoding glycosyltransferase, which translates to MDAPHGDYAFAKHLTAWLRELGGPAPHGLAKWTPAFLVNYAALWGLILGVAVLMPNRFFKPDLLSITITLGTLGFWRFGWWFTHAVRAEIYRRITWPPMRRRAQALWASGWRPRRLHIQMTTYYEEPAITRAVIGSILSQVRREGIPTSLWIGTGSAYDELVIRDYVETHGADLPAGLMDLTFVRQNQPGKRMAIGLILRGMSRRGVDPDDLVIFMDGDAVYGGDVMEKTLSMFGADPELQALTTDEEVMCYGPRWIGAWLEMRFAQRRLAMQSHALAGRVLTLTGRMSVFRARYIVDEKFIRTIEADHLDHWLWGRFRFLSGDDKSTWYHLLSKRAKMTYVPDATVYTIEVIKGSGMERMVQNFRRWSGNMLRNGARAIALGPRAMPFFIWWCIVDQRIAMWTMMVSPLLAVFATMIDPIYFWNVLIWLVASRLVLSTVLYTYARKPDLTWPFILYFNQFINAGVKIYMIFHLSKQKWSNRGNQSAGEGTGWKERFALFQLFTVASVFVTGLALYAGVLPSP; encoded by the coding sequence ATGGACGCCCCACATGGCGACTACGCCTTTGCAAAGCATCTGACCGCGTGGCTGCGCGAACTTGGCGGCCCCGCGCCGCACGGGCTGGCCAAATGGACGCCAGCCTTCCTTGTGAACTACGCAGCCCTCTGGGGCTTGATCCTCGGGGTGGCGGTCCTGATGCCCAACCGGTTTTTCAAGCCGGACTTGCTCAGCATCACGATCACCCTTGGCACGCTGGGATTCTGGCGCTTCGGATGGTGGTTCACCCACGCGGTGCGCGCCGAAATCTATCGCCGCATAACCTGGCCGCCGATGCGGCGCCGGGCGCAGGCGCTCTGGGCGTCAGGCTGGCGCCCGCGCCGACTGCACATCCAGATGACAACCTATTACGAGGAACCGGCGATCACCCGCGCCGTCATCGGCTCGATCCTCAGCCAGGTGCGCCGCGAAGGTATCCCCACCTCTCTTTGGATCGGGACGGGCTCGGCCTATGACGAACTGGTCATACGCGACTATGTGGAAACCCACGGCGCAGACCTGCCAGCGGGCCTGATGGACCTGACCTTCGTGCGCCAGAACCAGCCCGGCAAGCGCATGGCCATCGGCCTGATCCTGCGCGGCATGTCGCGGCGAGGGGTAGATCCGGACGATCTGGTGATCTTCATGGACGGCGACGCCGTCTATGGCGGCGATGTGATGGAAAAGACCCTGTCAATGTTCGGCGCCGACCCAGAGCTGCAGGCGCTGACCACGGATGAAGAAGTCATGTGCTATGGCCCGCGCTGGATCGGGGCGTGGCTGGAAATGCGCTTCGCCCAGCGACGGCTTGCAATGCAGAGCCATGCCCTTGCCGGTCGTGTGCTGACCCTGACGGGCCGCATGAGTGTCTTTCGTGCCCGCTACATCGTTGACGAGAAATTCATCCGCACGATCGAGGCCGACCATCTGGATCACTGGCTTTGGGGCCGGTTCCGCTTTCTGTCAGGCGACGACAAATCGACATGGTACCATCTGCTTTCGAAGCGCGCAAAGATGACCTATGTGCCCGACGCCACAGTCTACACGATCGAGGTCATCAAGGGGTCGGGGATGGAGCGGATGGTGCAGAACTTCCGCCGCTGGTCGGGCAATATGCTTCGCAATGGCGCGCGTGCGATAGCACTCGGACCCCGTGCGATGCCGTTCTTCATCTGGTGGTGCATCGTCGATCAGAGGATCGCCATGTGGACGATGATGGTCAGCCCCTTGCTTGCAGTCTTTGCCACGATGATAGACCCAATTTATTTCTGGAATGTTCTGATCTGGTTGGTGGCGTCGCGGCTGGTTCTGTCAACCGTGCTCTACACCTACGCCCGCAAGCCTGATCTGACCTGGCCCTTCATCCTGTATTTCAACCAATTCATCAACGCGGGTGTGAAGATCTACATGATCTTTCACCTGTCAAAACAGAAATGGTCGAATCGCGGCAATCAGAGCGCCGGCGAAGGCACCGGTTGGAAGGAACGTTTCGCTCTCTTTCAACTTTTCACCGTGGCATCCGTTTTCGTGACCGGCCTCGCGCTCTATGCAGGTGTTTTGCCGTCACCTTAA
- a CDS encoding HlyD family efflux transporter periplasmic adaptor subunit: MTRQQHRQNGGQDAAKGPDSVPATDALGGVHIAHERPAPETEPHVIAPLILALADGTRLVARNWWLGGISDAVLAGHDLAGARMEIPFQGIDVGFPVALEAVDDDGPWLFKHLTGRQREALGLFYQNLLTGKMATTGEMITALDTPVDLIPMGETAQEQAAGQALAKPRLLRVMFNIIWYVGLFCLLVGFLGSFAWSRIEGIPLSHARVYAERQDLRAPREGYLQRAASAQRHVAEGTILARLQDPEVEAALEDVQSRIDVLDARITEGRERLTLHLSMREAVRETLGRLYSDAAMARFDAGISIRPGDYNDQRTRLEQELRGFETDLARAVSEMRTLRQQRTSMQITSPTGGLVAEWLAADGQYMRMGDTLAIYETYAPRVIRGWLDDRRGGSVRPGMRAEIRLPERDPETRITGRVTTVEAGANPAEPDRFGLIVTIEAVGLDADETRARLRFNAPTEVVVKRGLLARWFGTGG, translated from the coding sequence ATGACACGCCAGCAGCATCGCCAGAACGGCGGCCAGGACGCGGCCAAAGGGCCCGACAGCGTTCCGGCCACGGATGCGCTTGGTGGTGTTCATATCGCGCATGAGCGTCCCGCGCCCGAGACAGAGCCGCATGTCATTGCCCCGCTGATCTTGGCGCTGGCCGACGGCACCAGGCTGGTGGCGCGCAACTGGTGGCTCGGCGGCATCTCTGACGCGGTCCTTGCCGGACATGATCTGGCCGGTGCCAGGATGGAAATCCCGTTTCAGGGCATCGACGTGGGTTTCCCAGTTGCGCTCGAGGCTGTGGACGATGACGGCCCGTGGTTGTTCAAGCACCTCACCGGCCGCCAACGCGAGGCATTGGGGCTGTTCTATCAGAACCTCCTCACCGGAAAGATGGCCACGACGGGAGAGATGATCACCGCACTGGACACCCCTGTCGACTTAATTCCGATGGGCGAGACGGCGCAGGAACAGGCCGCGGGCCAGGCGCTGGCCAAACCCAGGCTGCTGCGTGTCATGTTCAATATCATTTGGTATGTCGGGCTTTTCTGCCTTCTCGTTGGCTTCTTGGGATCGTTTGCCTGGTCCCGCATCGAGGGCATCCCCCTGTCACATGCACGGGTTTATGCCGAGCGGCAGGACTTGCGCGCCCCTCGCGAAGGCTATCTGCAAAGGGCCGCTTCTGCCCAAAGGCACGTTGCCGAGGGCACGATACTGGCCCGCCTGCAGGATCCCGAGGTCGAGGCTGCGCTGGAAGATGTCCAATCCCGGATTGACGTGCTGGACGCCCGCATCACCGAGGGGCGAGAGCGCCTCACCCTTCACTTATCCATGCGTGAGGCGGTTCGCGAGACGCTCGGAAGGCTTTACTCCGATGCCGCCATGGCACGTTTCGATGCCGGTATTTCGATCCGCCCGGGCGACTACAACGATCAGCGGACAAGGTTGGAACAGGAACTGCGCGGCTTCGAGACCGATCTGGCCCGTGCAGTCTCGGAGATGCGCACCCTGCGTCAGCAGCGCACTTCAATGCAGATAACGTCCCCGACCGGGGGTCTTGTCGCCGAATGGTTAGCGGCAGATGGCCAGTATATGCGCATGGGTGATACGCTCGCGATCTACGAGACGTATGCGCCGAGGGTCATTCGGGGGTGGCTTGACGATCGGAGGGGCGGTTCGGTCAGGCCGGGCATGCGGGCCGAGATCAGGCTGCCAGAACGCGATCCGGAAACCCGGATCACCGGTCGCGTCACCACGGTAGAGGCCGGTGCGAACCCCGCCGAGCCGGATCGTTTCGGCCTCATTGTGACCATCGAGGCGGTAGGGCTGGATGCAGATGAAACCCGCGCGAGACTGCGCTTCAATGCGCCGACGGAGGTGGTCGTGAAACGTGGACTTCTGGCGCGCTGGTTCGGAACAGGGGGCTGA
- a CDS encoding phosphomannomutase, producing MTLHDPQSFIPMHCFKAYDIRGRLGDELNDGIARRVGRAFVGVLAARRVVVGRDCRASSCALQAAVIEGLLEAGVEVVDLGLCGTEEMYFATSHFDACGGIEVTASHNPMDYNGMKMVGRGSAPLDPDTDMRAIRHLAETGAFATLRSGGHVIVAKDTRSAYVERVLSFVDIAALRPLKIVVNAGNGAAGPTFDAIAEDLNARSAPFDFIRLHHAPDGQFPNGIPNPLLPENQPVTANAVVAHKADFGVAWDGDFDRCFLFDHEGNFVPGEYVVGLLAHIFLAKEPGTTIIHDPRVVWNTLDVISQSGGKAQVSRTGHAFLKQALRDTGAVYGGEMSAHHYFRDFMACDSGMIPWLMIAELIGRTGRSLADLVTAARVSFPSSGEINFRVTDPAAAMRRVENALVADAEEVDRLDGLSLSFADWRLNLRMSNTEPLLRLNVERRGNANALKLHIAQIKALIEG from the coding sequence ATGACCCTTCATGATCCCCAATCATTTATTCCCATGCATTGCTTCAAAGCTTACGACATTCGTGGACGCCTTGGCGACGAGTTGAACGATGGCATTGCCCGACGGGTCGGGAGGGCCTTTGTCGGGGTTCTGGCTGCGCGCCGGGTTGTTGTGGGGCGTGATTGTCGAGCATCGTCCTGTGCATTGCAGGCGGCGGTGATCGAGGGGTTGCTCGAAGCAGGCGTGGAAGTGGTCGACCTGGGGCTGTGCGGCACGGAAGAAATGTACTTTGCCACCAGCCATTTCGATGCATGCGGGGGGATTGAGGTCACCGCCTCTCACAATCCGATGGACTACAATGGCATGAAGATGGTCGGGCGCGGCTCTGCACCGCTGGATCCCGACACTGACATGAGAGCGATCCGGCATCTGGCGGAAACCGGAGCCTTCGCCACGCTACGCTCTGGAGGACACGTGATCGTCGCCAAGGATACAAGGTCCGCCTATGTCGAACGGGTTTTGTCGTTCGTCGATATTGCCGCACTGCGCCCGCTTAAGATTGTGGTCAATGCCGGCAACGGTGCGGCAGGTCCGACATTTGACGCGATCGCCGAAGACCTGAACGCGCGCAGCGCACCTTTCGATTTCATACGCTTGCACCATGCGCCCGACGGCCAGTTTCCCAATGGAATACCCAACCCTCTTTTGCCAGAGAACCAGCCAGTTACGGCAAATGCCGTGGTCGCCCATAAGGCGGATTTCGGTGTTGCTTGGGATGGTGATTTCGACCGGTGCTTTCTGTTCGATCACGAAGGGAACTTCGTGCCAGGGGAATACGTCGTTGGCCTTCTGGCGCATATCTTTTTGGCAAAGGAACCGGGTACAACCATCATTCATGACCCGCGCGTGGTCTGGAATACTCTGGACGTGATCTCGCAAAGCGGTGGAAAGGCGCAGGTGTCGCGCACCGGTCACGCTTTTCTGAAGCAGGCGCTGCGCGATACCGGTGCGGTTTACGGTGGCGAGATGAGCGCGCATCACTACTTTCGCGATTTCATGGCCTGCGACAGCGGAATGATTCCCTGGCTCATGATCGCCGAACTGATCGGGCGCACGGGGCGCAGCCTTGCTGATCTGGTGACAGCAGCGCGCGTGTCTTTTCCCTCCTCGGGTGAGATCAACTTCCGCGTTACAGACCCCGCAGCCGCGATGCGACGCGTCGAGAACGCTCTTGTCGCTGATGCCGAGGAGGTCGATCGGCTTGACGGGCTATCGCTCAGTTTCGCCGACTGGCGGTTGAACCTGCGCATGTCCAACACCGAACCATTGCTCCGCCTCAATGTCGAAAGGCGCGGAAATGCCAATGCACTCAAGCTGCATATCGCGCAAATCAAGGCGCTGATCGAGGGCTAA
- a CDS encoding mannose-1-phosphate guanylyltransferase, with protein MTQITPVLLCGGSGTRLWPVSRKAMPKQFTRLLGQDTLYQAALTRLSGPGWEAPMVVTSEAYLGMACDQAVAAGVVPADILVEPSARNTAPAILAAALHLAATDPDALLLIAPSDHAIPDARAFRDAVMVGAGPARNGQIVTFGICPTRAETGYGWLEMTEVPDDFAPRPMSLAGFVEKPHAARAEQMLAAGRYLWNAGIFLASAQTLITAFETHARGLMLPVRCALADATHRHGIVRLASGPWARAEDISVDYAVMERADNLCVVPFSAGWSDLGDWNAIWREGSSDESGVIIDGDVTAIDCHDSLLRSEVSGLELVGVGLTDIVAVAMGDTVLIAHRDRAQDVKEAVARLKAREAAQAEGFVTDADQWSRTEAEGMQYASRCVQITQSTEKTVPASAPETRWTVLAGRAFVSFPNEVVALTKGTSVSRQQGVAAQIRNPDNAPLVLLEVQEHRLTQKVAEHPTPFAIAAE; from the coding sequence ATGACCCAGATTACACCAGTGCTTCTGTGCGGCGGATCCGGAACCCGCCTCTGGCCCGTCTCACGCAAGGCCATGCCAAAACAATTCACCCGACTTCTCGGTCAAGACACGCTCTATCAAGCCGCGCTGACGCGCCTGTCAGGACCTGGATGGGAGGCGCCCATGGTCGTAACGTCCGAGGCCTATCTCGGTATGGCGTGCGATCAGGCCGTGGCGGCGGGTGTCGTGCCAGCGGATATTCTGGTGGAGCCGAGTGCGCGAAACACGGCACCCGCCATTCTTGCCGCAGCGCTGCATTTGGCCGCAACAGACCCTGACGCATTGCTGCTCATCGCACCGTCCGATCATGCGATCCCCGATGCACGCGCCTTTCGTGATGCCGTTATGGTCGGGGCGGGCCCGGCCCGCAACGGACAGATCGTCACCTTCGGCATATGTCCGACGCGTGCGGAAACCGGCTATGGGTGGCTGGAAATGACGGAGGTGCCGGATGATTTCGCACCGCGCCCGATGTCGCTTGCAGGATTTGTTGAAAAGCCCCATGCGGCGCGAGCGGAACAGATGCTGGCCGCTGGCCGTTATCTGTGGAACGCCGGTATTTTCCTCGCGTCAGCCCAAACACTGATCACCGCCTTTGAAACACATGCGCGCGGCCTGATGTTGCCCGTGCGCTGTGCATTGGCTGATGCGACGCATCGGCACGGCATTGTGCGGCTCGCATCCGGCCCTTGGGCGCGGGCAGAGGATATCTCTGTCGATTATGCGGTGATGGAGCGGGCGGATAACCTCTGTGTTGTCCCGTTTTCCGCAGGATGGTCGGATCTGGGTGATTGGAATGCGATTTGGCGTGAAGGCAGCAGCGATGAAAGCGGAGTTATCATCGATGGGGATGTGACAGCCATCGACTGTCACGACAGCCTGCTGCGCAGTGAAGTGAGCGGCCTGGAACTCGTGGGCGTAGGCCTGACCGATATCGTCGCTGTGGCAATGGGCGACACGGTGCTGATCGCGCACCGCGACCGAGCGCAGGATGTGAAGGAGGCAGTCGCACGCCTCAAGGCACGTGAGGCTGCACAGGCCGAGGGGTTTGTCACAGATGCAGATCAATGGTCGCGGACCGAAGCCGAGGGGATGCAGTATGCCAGCCGCTGCGTCCAGATCACGCAGAGCACAGAGAAGACCGTGCCAGCCTCGGCGCCTGAGACGCGCTGGACCGTGCTTGCTGGCCGGGCTTTCGTTTCGTTCCCCAATGAGGTCGTGGCGCTAACGAAAGGCACCAGCGTCTCGCGTCAGCAGGGCGTTGCGGCGCAGATACGCAATCCCGACAATGCGCCGTTGGTTTTGCTGGAGGTGCAAGAACACCGTTTGACACAAAAGGTGGCCGAACATCCGACACCCTTTGCCATCGCTGCCGAGTAG
- a CDS encoding FIST signal transduction protein, with amino-acid sequence MFIKTAQSRGDSAKDAIAEIADGLGVINRGAPDFVALHFGVGTPADALQVLAKARLGCDALHGGSSCLGIMTQDGLNIDSGGGVAGLAVWDADGSYGTGSADLGEDARAAATRATQAALASADRLGEVPEMVWLTVAPGREEQVLEGVRAVVGLDTLIVGGSAADNDVSGAWAQFGPEGVHGDGVVVSVLFPSRPITSFYQSGYAPTGKSGLVTAIKGRRLIEIDGAPASAVYHRWTDGAVPMVTDAPVSILSDATLWPLGRVTREVAGVPFHLLAHPAVANPDGSLDLFADLSEGDRIWQMQGTSDSLVARAGRIAGQARNNARTDISGAFVVYCGGCMLAVKNRMEDVCAGVNTALGDAPWIGVFTFGEQGVPTGGVAEHGNLMISCTVIAR; translated from the coding sequence ATGTTCATCAAGACAGCCCAGTCGCGCGGAGACTCGGCTAAAGACGCCATCGCCGAGATTGCAGACGGTCTGGGCGTGATCAATCGTGGCGCGCCCGACTTTGTAGCGCTGCATTTCGGGGTCGGCACCCCAGCTGACGCCCTGCAGGTATTGGCCAAGGCGCGCCTTGGTTGTGACGCGCTGCATGGTGGATCATCTTGCCTCGGGATCATGACGCAGGACGGTTTGAACATCGACAGTGGCGGCGGTGTCGCCGGGCTGGCTGTCTGGGATGCCGATGGCAGCTATGGTACGGGCTCAGCCGATTTGGGTGAGGATGCCCGTGCGGCTGCAACCCGCGCGACCCAGGCCGCGCTGGCCTCTGCCGACCGGCTTGGCGAGGTGCCAGAGATGGTCTGGCTGACGGTCGCGCCTGGCCGCGAGGAACAGGTGTTGGAAGGCGTGCGCGCTGTGGTCGGGCTGGACACGCTCATTGTCGGCGGAAGTGCAGCCGATAATGACGTGAGCGGTGCCTGGGCCCAATTCGGGCCCGAAGGCGTTCATGGTGATGGCGTCGTGGTGTCGGTCCTGTTCCCGTCTCGTCCGATCACCTCATTTTATCAAAGTGGTTATGCCCCTACCGGCAAGAGCGGTCTCGTCACCGCCATCAAAGGCCGCCGGTTGATCGAGATCGACGGCGCGCCCGCGTCCGCCGTTTATCACCGCTGGACCGATGGTGCCGTCCCGATGGTCACCGACGCGCCGGTCTCGATCCTGTCGGATGCAACACTCTGGCCGCTTGGGCGGGTCACCCGTGAGGTGGCCGGGGTGCCGTTTCACCTGCTGGCCCATCCTGCGGTGGCAAACCCGGACGGATCGCTCGACCTTTTCGCGGATTTGAGCGAGGGAGATCGGATCTGGCAGATGCAGGGCACGTCCGACAGTTTGGTCGCACGCGCTGGCCGGATCGCGGGGCAGGCCCGCAACAATGCCCGAACGGATATTTCAGGCGCTTTTGTCGTCTATTGCGGCGGTTGCATGCTGGCAGTGAAGAACCGGATGGAGGACGTTTGTGCAGGCGTGAACACTGCACTTGGCGATGCGCCATGGATCGGGGTATTCACATTCGGAGAGCAGGGTGTCCCAACGGGCGGCGTGGCGGAACACGGCAACCTTATGATCTCCTGCACAGTCATCGCGAGGTAG
- a CDS encoding heme NO-binding domain-containing protein, giving the protein MFTELLAMAEDSFGEEAVDRVIEALDLPSGGAYTSVGNYPCEELFNLIGGFSANSGLSAAALQRLFGHWMMQSFARHYPQFFEGREGSLDMLEAIEDDIHVEVRKLYPDADLPTFNTRRDGPGRLDMTYRSPRALAEFCHGLIESCTDHFGESACVSRRDRSEDGRTVATFRIHIRRDA; this is encoded by the coding sequence ATGTTCACCGAACTTCTGGCCATGGCCGAGGACAGCTTTGGTGAAGAGGCAGTTGATCGCGTTATTGAGGCGCTAGATCTGCCGTCGGGCGGAGCCTATACATCGGTCGGCAACTATCCCTGCGAAGAGTTGTTTAACCTGATTGGTGGCTTTTCTGCGAATAGCGGACTGTCTGCGGCTGCTTTGCAGCGGCTGTTTGGTCATTGGATGATGCAAAGCTTCGCCCGCCACTATCCGCAGTTCTTCGAAGGTCGAGAGGGCAGTCTGGACATGCTCGAGGCAATAGAAGACGACATCCATGTCGAGGTGCGAAAGCTTTATCCCGATGCCGATCTGCCGACGTTTAACACGCGGCGTGATGGTCCTGGTAGACTTGACATGACCTATCGCTCACCGCGTGCCTTGGCCGAGTTCTGTCATGGGTTGATAGAATCCTGCACCGATCACTTCGGCGAATCCGCCTGCGTTTCCCGGCGCGACCGGTCAGAGGACGGGCGCACAGTGGCGACCTTTCGCATCCACATTCGTCGCGATGCATGA